In Oryza sativa Japonica Group chromosome 3, ASM3414082v1, one DNA window encodes the following:
- the LOC4332237 gene encoding 26.7 kDa heat shock protein, chloroplastic, with protein MAAPFALVSRVSPAARLPIRAAWRRARPTVGLPSSGRARQLAVASAAQENRDNTAVDVHVNQDGGNQQGNAVQRRPRRSSALDGISPFGLVDPMSPMRTMRQMLDTMDRIFDDVALGFPATPRRSLATGEVRMPWDVMEDDKEVRMRFDMPGLSREEVKVMVEDDALVIRGEHKKEEGEGAEGSGDGWWKERSVSSYDMRLALPDECDKSKVRAELKNGVLLVTVPKTEVERKVIDVQVQ; from the coding sequence ATGGCTGCTCCATTCGCTCTCGTCAGCCGTGTCTCGCCAGCGGCGCGCCTCCCCATCCGCGCCGCCTGGAGGAGGGCGAGGCCGACGGTCGGGCTCCCGTCCTCGGGGAGGGCCCGCCAGCTCGCCGTGGCCTCCGCGGCGCAGGAGAACAGGGACAACACCGCCGTCGATGTCCACGTCAACCAGGACGGCGGGAACCAGCAGGGGAACGCCGTGcagcgccgcccgcgccgctcgtCGGCGTTGGACGGCATCTCCCCGTTCGGCCTCGTGGACCCGATGTCGCCGATGCGGACGATGCGGCAGATGCTGGACACGATGGACCGGATTTTCGACGACGTCGCGCTGGGGTTCCCCGCCACGCCGCGGAGGTCGCTGGCGACGGGGGAGGTGCGGATGCCGTGGGACGTCATGGAGGACGACAAGGAGGTGAGGATGCGGTTCGACATGCCGGGCCTGTCGCGGGAGGAGGTGAAGGTGATGGTGGAGGACGACGCGCTCGTCATCCGCGGGGAGCACAAgaaggaggagggcgagggcgcggagggctccggcgacgggtGGTGGAAGGAGCGCAGCGTGAGCTCCTACGACATGCGGCTCGCGCTCCCCGACGAGTGCGACAAGAGCAAGGTCCGCGCCGAGCTCAAGAACGGCGTGCTGCTCGTCACCGTGCCCAAGACGGAGGTGGAGCGCAAGGTCATCGACGTGCAGGTCCAGTAG
- the LOC107280278 gene encoding uncharacterized protein, giving the protein MDGDTTFTKLFVGGLPWETRGDAVRRHFEQFGEIVEAVVIADKHTGRSKGYGFVTFRDPDGAARALQDPTPVIDGRRANCNLAAFGAARRVHPVAAPFGMARLRPAMIASSSSYQGSAPSYFPQVLYAYPYCYGYHGGYSPEITHQAHMGYYGGYGVSAAQAQQQQAQLHAYYAAARPAGAYQFQAAGEQTRSALAPTVQYLQMCEKSGMTTAGSVSAVESGASEGSSDQRPAS; this is encoded by the exons ATGGACGGCGACACGACGTTCACGAAGCTGTTCGTGGGGGGCCTGCCGTGGGAGACCAGGGGCGACGCGGTGCGGCGCCACTTCGAGCAGTTCGGCGAGATCGTCGAGGCCGTTGTCATCGCCGACAAGCACACCGGCCGCTCCAAGGGCTACGGTTTT GTGACGTTCAGGGAccccgacggcgcggcgcgggcgctgCAGGACCCGACGCCGGTGATCGACGGGAGAAGGGCCAACTGCAACCTGGCGGCgttcggcgcggcgcggcgcgtgcACCCTGTCGCGGCGCCGTTTG GGATGGCCAGATTGAGGCCCGCAATGATCGCGTCGTCTTCGTCGTACCAGGGCTCTGCTCCTTCCTACTTCCCCCAAGTTCTGTACGCCTACCCTTACTGCTATGG ATACCATGGAGGATATTCTCCGGAAATAACGCACCAAGCGCACATG GGCTACTATGGTGGATACGGTGTATCTGCAGCACaggcacagcagcagcaagcacaacTGCACGCGTACTATGCGGCTGCTAGGCCGGCCGGAGCTTACCAGTTTCAGGCGGCCGGTGAACAGACGCGGAGCGCTCTTGCCCCAACAGTACAGTATTTGCAGATGTGCGAAAAGTCAGGAATGACGACGGCTGGAAGCGTCTCAGCCGTTGAATCAGGTGCTTCCGAAGGATCGTCTGATCAGCGGCCCGCGTCATGA